GGATCTGCACATAGAGCCTGGATTGATTTAAAAACCACTTTAAGTTCTAATACAGACGAAGCTATTCTAGAAGAATGTATTAGAGGTGAAAAAGCAAGCGTTGATGAGTATGAAAATCAACTTGAAAAAGTTAGTAATTACTCAGACATTAATAATGTAATATACAAACAATTAGTTGATATTAAAACAGCTTTAAATACTGTAAAGCGACTTGAAGATATTGCAAATTAGTATCAAGTAAAATTTAAATTAAACCATTAATAACTTA
The genomic region above belongs to Mariniflexile litorale and contains:
- a CDS encoding PA2169 family four-helix-bundle protein; translation: MEITKANKETVNILQELLQKNYDAEAGYKQIMQKAENNLLKNWLQIKAKQRSQFANELDSLIRDLNATPVADGSLLGSAHRAWIDLKTTLSSNTDEAILEECIRGEKASVDEYENQLEKVSNYSDINNVIYKQLVDIKTALNTVKRLEDIAN